Genomic DNA from Setaria italica strain Yugu1 chromosome V, Setaria_italica_v2.0, whole genome shotgun sequence:
TTTCTGCAGCTAGTGTTGCATGATGAAAACATGGTTACCTGCAATCTTTGAAGTAACCCCATGAATACAATAACAGTGCTCCACTTGGAGTTCCACAAACAACCTTTTTACCATTCTGAGAACCACAAAGAACCAGTTAAAATTCAATTATCATGGCAATAGGATGGAAATGTTGCTGTTGCTCAGCAAAAATCTGTTTGCCATACCTTCATTACCACCAAGGATAGCAACTCATCTTCTGAAAATTCAGATTGTGACTTTACCTGGTAGTAAATTAGGTACAGTTATGAGATTGAAAGTTAACATACTATACATCAGTAAATGATAGTGTCATTAAAAAACTTCTTAAAACCAAAATTCAACACGATAAAGCAAGATTTGATGTACTCCAATAGCAACTCACTTTATTCCTACGCAGGTTGTTCACAGACAAAGTTCCATCCCCACTACAAGGAAACAAAGAAGTTGTAAGTCTTTGTTACCATAATATCATGCAAAGAATCTAAGTCCATAAATTTGACATGCAACATTGTTACAAATAAGCATTATAAAAACAGTATCACATCAATTTGCTTAATAACTATGAAGCAGCAGATAAGTCCAGGACAGAAAACATGAAGTGGTTATGGCTGCTTCATGACACAAAATGGGCAATGAAATATAGGTGATAATATTTAGTCTTCACCCTGCAGACATGTCAACTATGTTTGATACATCTCAACTGCAGGGAATGTAGAATATGTACCTTGTTGCCAATATCTGATTTGAGTCAGCAACATAGCTCATATCTGAAATGTAATCTTCATGGACATCAAAAGTGTTGCAGCAAGAACGTTCCCGGGTATCCCATACCTAAAATTGAAAGGATGTGGATTAATGTGTCACAGACTACATTTTATCTAAACAAAAGATAATTACATATAAAACAAATTTTAACTACAAACATTGCTATCTCATAAACTTCATTTTAATCCAAAAACCGTTAGGAGTGATTTGTTTAGATGTAAGAGAACATTCTTGTAACAGCCATTCGGTTTTATCCACTTAGGTAAAATTATTGCTTGGCACAAGTATTGTTATACAAATAAGCTTGTTCATGCTTATTTTCGTGTGTCCCCTTAATGTCAAGGTACTGGCGAAAAATAATGAAACTCAACTGTATTTTAGCACATATATATTTTGGACCAGCAGACTTACTGCTTCATACCTTAATGCAGCCTTCATCATCACCTGTAGCAATCGTAGTTTCAGTAAGACAGACAAGGCGGTTTATGCCGTTCCTAAAATCAAGTTAAAAGTGGGCCAACGTTTAGTTCcgcaaacaaaataaataatagCATGGAAAACTAACAAAACTCACTCATGCGCATCCTCCAAACGGGCAATGGCCTTGCCTGTTTCTACATCCGAAGCAAGAACTGAGCAATCAGCAGACCCTGACAAAATCGCTGAACCAAAAAATGACAGCAAGAAAAACATCAGGACCTGGTTATAGGACATAAGTGTGTAACAAGATGAATCTAGGTGTGTTCCCCTCCCAATTAGTTCCTGATGTCAATTGCCATCCTAAAGCTTCTAATTTTGCAGCATCATGTTCCAAGCATAACGAAGTAACAAACAAAGCTCAGAGCGATCCATAAATACAGGGCAGCTGGGATACCAAGCTGGTAGATACAACATAATTCCATTACAGAAGGCAATAGGTCATTTACCTTTTCCTGAGTCCAGAAAGCGAACAGCTCTGCATGACTCCTTGTGAGGTTTTACCGAAAACAACCTTAAGGTCAAAGAGAAATAAGTTGTGCGTCAGTATCTAAGATATGAAATTAACCTTCAAATTGTGGTAGCATAACCACATTGACAAACTCCAGAACCATATAATGAGCTAACCACATGAATATTTCTGTCTTGTTGCAATTCATAGCAACAGGTAGCTACTCCAACGTTCTAGAGATTGTGGACAACATGTAAACAAAAACCTAGGACAGTAACTGATGCTAGAAGCAAAACAACACAAAGTGACTACTACCAGAAGGCGGAATTCCAAAGCGTAAAAGTAGCATGACACGAGCAATAAGAGATTTCTTCAGTACCTCTCAGGCTGCGACTCCGAGCCGTAGCGAAACCTGTGAAACCAACCAGATTGCAAGCGGTTACTTTGTGGCGGTAAGAAGAAGCAAGGTAGAAAAGGAAGCTTAGATGCTGAGTAAGGGTTTAGGGTTTGCCATCCATAGAGCTTACAAGCAGAGCTCGCCGGTGATGAGGGAGGTGACGACAAGGGGGGAAGACGGGTGGAAGTCGAGGTCGAAGGGCATCTCCTCGTGGAGAACCTCCATCGTGGTGGCGGGCGGGGACAGAGGCGGGCGGGAACCGAGGGCGTCTCGAGCAATATGGCCTGAACAAGACAACATGTCAGTTTTCAGATGGCTGGGCCGGGCATTTTGTGAACGGGCTTCAAAAGTAGGCGTGATGTATCCCCCTTCTTTCGAATCACTCCCATTGAGGCCCAATGAGCCCATCTGATTCCATCCATCTCCCTTCTTTTTTGCTTCCTctccaaaaaacaaaaaacatgcCTCTACTTTTGCATTATGAGTGAGCTGTGATCTCTCTGATAAAAACAAGAGATGTCATTACTGACTGGCTGTTCACCGTTGTCACGCCCAAAGAGACACTGGCCCATTAGGGCTCGTTTGGCAGCTCAGGCCAGACCTACCCTGGGCAGCACAACCCCCTCCGATAAATTAACCTGGAGCTGGGCATCCCTGCCCAGACAGGGAGaacgcaccccccccccccccacccgccCCGTTTGCAGCCAAACTCCAGGGGAGGGCCCCCCCACCCAAATCTTGTGTAAAGAAAATAGTCCACAATTCACAAATACtaaaaaatcatggaaaaaaatccagaaaaatcagaaaaaatagCAATGATAAATAAGATCTGTAACAtgtctaaaagatcaacaagcaaTATCAATCACCAAGTATTAAGGCACTGCAAGTTAAATAAATTCAGCATCGTGAGGTCCGCGGCTTGCTAAAGTTGGTCCATGGCTTGTTAAAGCTGAACCAGCTTCTGTGGCTGCATCACAGAAGCATCGTGAGGCAAAAAGTTCTAATTCTCACACTGATAAACAATAGGCCCTTCAGGATGAACCCAGAATCCTGAATGACTTCAGAAAAACACTGATAAACTTCAGAAAATCAGAATGAAAAAGAAGAATCTGTCTAttcatctcatctcatcaacTTATAATTCAGGCATAATTCAGCATCTTTGCATTCTTGACATGATTCATATGTGACAGTGAAAAGCTATTATCCTGTGCCATTCAAAAATAATCTGGAGCGGTTAAGTTGAAAGCCTTGAACACATATATACGATTGTAAGCATATATATACTAGTCAGTaaagtatatatataataatttgtcAGGTCCACTTTATGAATTCAGGTTCCTGCATATTTCCTACAGTCAAGTTCTGCCTCAACTGTTGACATCGAAACCCAACATTTTTCAACAGAAAATCATATCtgatttctgaatgtttttttttctaatttgagCATACGGAACAACCAAAATCACATACTCCCCTGAAACCAAGGTTCCAGAGCAATGACATATCTCACATGACGATTCTTTTTTATATCAAGAACTCCAGTTTGCACCAATTTGCTATAACTTAACAATGGCGCAGATCACTTTGAGCTTTGCAGTCACCAATATCTAAAAGAATTCGAATCAGCAAGAGAAGTATAAGCCCTAGTAaataggagaggaggagaactCACGTGCTGAGGAGGAAGACGTATGGAGCCACCGTGGTGGATGCGGAGGTGGtggccgaggcggaggcgtcGTCGCAAATCGGAGGTGGAGAGGCGGCGCCTGGACAGGGAGACGGAGCAGCGGCGGTGTATCGATGGGAAGGCGGAGGGGCGACGCTTGGacgcggaggggcggcggcgcctggacGCGGAGGGACGGCGGCGCCTGGACGGAGGCAGGGCGCCGGGGAGGGCAGGCGACGCGAGCGCTCGGGAAACGCCGCCCGAACCCTCGAGGTGGGGAGGAGCTGGTCCGTGCAAAAGGAAGGGATGGGCTTCCAAAAGGGCAGGGTTGATTGGCCCGTGGCCGGATTGTCGCGTGGGCCTCCAACCCGAGGAAAAGGCCGGGTGTCCAAAGGGGCCCTTAAAGATTGACTGTATGAGACATATGCATTAGCAAAATAGCAACAGTACAAGTCCGCAACACAGGTGCACATCACTGATTCACTACTGATCTGCAACAGTACTATCTTGCTAATTTGCTATCACGAGACTGAATGTCTGAATCACATGTTGGCATATTGCTAAAACATTCAGACTTTCATACTATCAGTCTATCTCTAATCACAAATTCACATTTCACTTCACACTTTCACAGTCAGTACACACTAGACACTACACAACGAGTCATTGACACATGAACTGAACTCTATACTGAAAATCTAAAattgaaatgaaaaaaagaccAAATCATTGAATCAATAGAAGGGAGATTGTAAGCTTGTAGCACTTGCCTTGACCGGCTGGCTCATCCTGATTTGGACCTGCGCTTGCAGGTGTTGCCTCAAACATTGTTGCCGTCGCCTAGCCGGAGTCGAGATTGTTGTTGCAGGCTCTGGAGGAactagccgccgccgcagttAGGAAAATAGCAGCCCCCCTAGCTAAGACGCTAGGTTGGGGTACCCGCCGGTCGCAGGCACAAGCCACGGCAAGATGGGCTCCGGAGATGCGCTCTCCGATGAATTAGCCACCGTCGGCGACGGCCAACGAATGTTTGTACTGGAACGATAGGGAGAGGA
This window encodes:
- the LOC101761512 gene encoding WD repeat-containing protein 55, translated to MEVLHEEMPFDLDFHPSSPLVVTSLITGELCLFRYGSESQPERLFSVKPHKESCRAVRFLDSGKAILSGSADCSVLASDVETGKAIARLEDAHENGINRLVCLTETTIATGDDEGCIKVWDTRERSCCNTFDVHEDYISDMSYVADSNQILATSGDGTLSVNNLRRNKVKSQSEFSEDELLSLVVMKNGKKVVCGTPSGALLLYSWGYFKDCSDRFLGHTQSVDTMLKLDEETLISGASDGVIRLVGILPNRIIQPLAEHSEYPIEALAFSNDKRYLGSLSHDKMLKLWDLQELLNGPQAVNGEEPAESGSDDDNDNDNDNDGMDVDMAPTSSKGSRSKKAGKGQSSSRPASDFFADL